In Paludibaculum fermentans, the genomic stretch CGGCTACCAGGTGCTGCACCGGGCAGTCGCCTTGTTCGCCGGTGACCAGCCCCAGGTGGCGATGGATCGGCGCTGGACTAGCTTCCTGTACAGCTATCCGAACATGGTGCCGCTGGGGGCCGAGGCGGTGCAGCGCATCGTGGCCGCGCTGGAGCCGTTTGAGTTCGAGCGATTGTACGGCGCATTCCCGGGCAAGACGATCCGCGAGGATGCGAAGGGCGCGGTGCGGCGTTCGGCCGAGCGCTATCTGCAGGCGATCGGCTCGTCGCTGACCGACTTCACGGAGAGTCCGCAGCAACTGGTGGTGGAGCTGTACGTGCGCGATGTGCGCGCGTCGACGGAGTTCTACCAGCGGCTCGGCTTCCAGGTGGAGCGGGCGGAAGAGCACTTCGTGGCGTTGAACTGGGAGCGGTCGAGACTGCTGCTGGAAGAGATTCCAGGACAGCCGGAGCCGCCTTCGACCGTGGTGGCGAACATGCGGATCCTGGTGCCCGACGTGAATCATTACTGGACGTTGTGCCAGGAGCTGGGGCTACGCGTGATCAAGCCCGTGGACGACCGCTACTATGGCCTGCGCGACTTCACGGTCGTCTCGCCGGACGGGCTGGGGTTGCGCTTCGCCACGCCGATCTAGGCCCGCCACGGCAGGAAGATGGTCTTGCCGTTCTTCTCCATATTGCCGCCGAACGCGTGGAGCGTGAACGCGCCGCCCGCCTTGCTGAGGCGGCTTTCCACCCAGCCCACCGGCTCCGTGTCGTTGAAGTTGTAGCCGACGGCGGGCAGGTTGAGCAGATGGATGCCTTCCCACGCTTCGTACTTGTAGGCGTGCGAGTGGCCATAGAGCACGGCCTTCACTTTGCGGTGGGGTTTGAGAATCTCGAAGAAGCGCGGTGCGTCGAGCAGCGAGGTGTCGCCGTCGTCCAGCGTGTGGTGGACGAAGAGGATGGTGGGCAGGTCGCTGGACGTCTTGAGGAACTCGGAGAGCCACGTGCGCTGAGCCTTGCCGAGCAGGCCTGGCGTCGAGTTGGCCTCAATGAGGGAATCGAGCACGATGACGCGCACGGCGGGCCCTTCCACCACCAGCACATGCTTCTCCTGGACGCTCTGGATGCCGGCCTGTTGCTTGCCGAAGACGCCGAGGAAGTTCTTGCGGTGGTCGTGGTTGCCCAGGGCCATGGCGACCGGCACCTTCGAGGAGAGCGGCTTAAGCAGGCCCTGGACCGCCTGGTAATCCGCGGGCAGGCCCTGGAGCCGGGCGACATCGCCGCAATGCAGAACCGCCTCGGGCTGGGCCGCCTCGACCTCCGCGACTACACGCTTGAGATTGGCCACGGGATTGAAGCCACGATAGGTCTCCGAGGCGTCGGCGGGGATGTGGGTATCCGAGATCAGCGCCCAGTGCATCTCCGGTTCGGCGGAGCGCAGCAGCGAGACACCCGCGCCGGCCATGGCGAGGGCGAAGGTGCGGCGGGAGAGGGAAGGGATCGAGGCGTACGGCATCTTACCCCACAGTGTACCCAGCGCCCGGCATGGCGCGCTGTCTCAGTGAGCGGCGGGTTTCGCGTCCAGCGCCGCGACGGCGGCCGACTGCTCGCGGCCATAGGTGAAGCGGTCGATGTCGCTGACACCGGATTTGGCGTAGTCGCGGGCCGTCTTGCCGTCGCTGTTGCGGACCTTTGGATCGGCGCCGTACTTCAGCAGGGAGCGGACAATGCCGTCATAGCCATAGCCGGCCGCCATCATGAGCGGAGTCATTTTGCCGTGGGCGAGATTGGGGTCGGCTCCTTTGGCCAGCAGCAGGTCGACGGCTTGCGGCTGGTTCTTGTGGATGGCGTGCTGGAGGACGGTCCAGTTGTTGACTCCGGCCGACTGGTTGACGCCGGCGCCCTGATCCAGTTGCTTGTTCATGGCGGCGAGGTCGCCTTCCCGGGCAGCGCCGATCAGGGTGGAGGTATCGTGGGCACCGCCGCAGCCTGCGAGCACGGTAGCGGTCAAGAGGAGGAGAAGGAGGCCGCGGCGATGCTTCATGCAATGATTGTACGAAGAGTACTTTGAATTGTAAAGTACAAACTGATTACTGGCTCCAGCGGCCGGCTTTGGCGGACTGCTCCAGCAGCGCGGCCGGTTTCCAGAACGGGCCGAACTCGTCGTAGAGGGCGCGCATGCGGTCGGCCACCCGCTGCAGGCCGAGGGTCTCGGCGTAGTGCATGGGGCCGCCGCGCCAGGCTGGGAAGCCGTAGCCGTTTACGTAGACGATGTCGATGTCGACAGGACGCAGGGCGACGCCCTCCTCCAACAGCCGGGCGCCTTCGTTGATGAGGGCGAAGAGTGTGCGCTCGAGGATCTCCGTGTGGGCGAAGGTTCGCTGGGGGATGGCCTGGCAGGCGGCGTATTCGCGGACGAGGCGCTCGACTTCGGGGTCGGGTGAAGGTGCGCGATTCGCGTCGTAGAGATACCAACCGGCGCCGGACTTCTGGCCGTAGCGGCCACGGGTGTAGAGTTCGTCCTCAAACGACGCCGGCTGGATGTGCGGGATCCCCAGGCGGATGGCCTCCTGGCGCACCCGCCAGGCCACGTCGACGCCGGCGAGATCACCGACGGCCAGGGGGCCCATGGCCATGCCCCAATCCGTCAGGGCCTGGTCGACCTGCCCGACGGAGGCGCCCTCCTCCACGAGCCGGATGGCTTCGTGGCGGTAAGGGCCGAACATGCGGTTGCCGATGAAGCCGAAAGCGTTGCCGGACAGGACGCCCACCTTCTTGAGGGTTTTGCCCAGCTCCATTGCCGTGGCGATCACCGCCGGCGATGTTGCTTTGCCCCGGACCACCTCCAGCAGCCGCATGACATTGGCGGGGCTGAAGAAGTGGGTGCCGACGACCCACTCCGGCCGGTTGGTGGCCGAGGCGATCTCGTCGATGTCGAGTGTCGAGGTGTTGGTGGAGAGGATGGCTCCGTCGCGCACGACCGCGTCGAGGTCGGAGAAGACGTGCTTCTTGAGGGCCAGTTCCTCGAAGACGGCTTCGACGACGATATCTGCTTCGTCGAAACCCTCGTAGCGCAGGACGGGCTTGATCAGGTCGAGGCGCTGCGCGGCGGTTTCGGCGGAGAGGCGGCCGCGTTTCACCGAGTTTTCGTAGTTGCGGCGGATGGAGTTGAGGCCGTGATCCAGGGCGCTCTGGGTCGTTTCCTTCAGGACCACCGGGATCCCCGCATTGGCGAAGCACATGGCGATGCCGCCGCCCATGGTGCCCGCGCCCACGACCGCCGCCCGGCGCAGCGGCAAGGGTTGAACTTCCTTGGGCAGGCCAGGGATGCGCGCGACGGCGCGTTCGCCGAAGAAGACGTGGATGAGGGCTTTGGACTGTGTGCCGAACAGGCATTCGCTGAAGAGTTTGGCTTCGTACTCGAGGCCGGCATCGAAATCGAAGCGGGCGGTGGCGGCGATGGACTCGAGTGCGGCCAGCGGAGCGGTCTGGCCCTTGAGCTTCCTGCGGCAGGAGTCCTGGAACAGTGCCTTGAGCGATTCCGCGGCGACCGCGCCGACGAGCTTGGCGGAGAGGTCGCGGGTGCGGCGGACCGGCGGATGCTCGTTGGCAAAGGCGATGGCGCCGGTGAGCAGGTCGCCCTCGATGAGACGGTCGACGATGCCGCTACCCAGGGCCTCGGAGGCGCTGACGGGCTCGCCGAAGGCGCACATCTGCATGGCTGTTTCGACGCCTGCGAGCCGGGGCAGCCGCTGCGTACCGCCGCGCCCGGGATGAGTCCGAGCTTCACTTCGGGCTGGCCGACCTTGGCCGACGGCACGGCGACACGGTAGTGGCCCGCCATGGCGGTCTCCAGTCCGCCGCCGAGCGCGGTGCCGTGGATGGCCATGATCACCGGCTTCGGCGAGTCCTCGATTTCCGAGAGGATCCCGTTCAGGTTCAGGGGCGGCGCTTCGCCGGAGACGATGCGGCCGAATTCACGGATATCGGCGCCGGCGATGAACGTGCGGCCCGCGCCGATGACGACCACGGCATGGATCGTGTCGTCGGAGGCGGCGGAACGGACCGCGGCGGCGATGCCCTCAGGCACTCCGGGACTCAATGCATTCACGGGCGGATTGTTGATGGTGACTACCAGGACGGAGCCCTGCCGGGAGGTCGTAACGAGATCGCTCATAGAGTTGTCCTACACTGAAATTTGAAGCCCCAGCCTCTGAACGCCAAAGAGCTCAACGAGCTCATCCTCAAGATGCCATTCAATCACCATTTGGGCCTGCGTGTGACGCGTGTGTACAAAGATGGGCTGACGCTGGAGTGCGAGGTGCGGCCCGAGATGACAAATGGGCTGGGCACGCTGCACGGCGGAGTGACGGCTTCGCTGGTGGATGCAGCGGTCGGCATTGCCGTCATTGGCGCCCGCGGCGGAGCGCCGGCGACGACGGTGGAGATGAAGCTGAACTACCTGCGTCCGGCAACGCACGGAAAGGTGCGGGCGCGGGCGCGGCTGTTGAAGGTGGGCCGGACACTGGCGGTAGGCAGCGTGGACGTACACGACTCACATGGGCACGCCATTGCGACGGCCCTGCTGACGTACATGCTGCTGTAGGGCGCCTGAAAGCGCTTAGTTATAGAACGAGAGGTCGGTGCTCGCCTTGCCGGCGATGCTGGCCACCTGGCTGAAGGTCTGGCCGTTCAGGACGATGGTGCGTCGGATGGAGATGACGGATTCTCCGGTACGGTCCTGGTAGCGGCAGTAGGAGTTGGGAATCGCCTGGGGCAGGCGTTCGAGGACCGCGCGGTCGTGGATGACGAGCGTGGCGACTTCGAACTCGGAGATGGTCGTCTGGCCTCCGCTCTCCAGGACTTCCTGTACGCGCACCTGATCGAGAGTGGTGCAGTCCTCCGACAGGGTGCCGGACATGTAGATGGACCGGCTGCGGCCGCCGTTGCCGCGGATGCGGCCGCTGACGGTGAAGGTACGGCCGCTCCACTCGACCGGCAGCGCGGGCGCGGTGTGGTCGGTGGCCATGCTGTTGATGTGGATACTGGGCGACTCCCGCTCTTTGCGGTTCTGTCCATTGGCATCTTTGAGGGATGGGAATTCGACGACCAGTCTGGCGGAGACACTAGCGGCGATCGACTTCACACTTCGGAAGAAGGCCATGGGATCGGCCTTGGTGGTCAACTGCAACGGGGACTCCTCTGTGGGTTCCATGGGTGGCTGGCCGCGGGTGGGGCACCGGCGGGTGAAAACGCAAAGCACGCGGGCTCCCCCGAGGAAACCCGCGCGCTCCCTTCTACTGAGGTGATTTGGATGTCAGGTTAGGCGCTACGCACCTCCAGGGCTTCCAGTTTTCCATCGCTGCGGAGCACCGCGACGATTTTCACTTCCATGCCGGGCTTCAGACTTTTGAAGCTCAGTCCCCGCGAGTAGCGGGTGGAGGAGGTGGCCACGATCGGCACACTGGTGCCTTGAACCTGGACCACACTTTGGTCCTCGTCCACGGCCTCAATCTTGCCGGTCACCTCCTGCTTCTCCGCTGCTTGGGCTTCCTGGTGAGTGGGCCGGGCACCCCCCTCCGATTGAGCACCAATGGTGCCCACTGGGGTGTTCCCAATTGCCAAAGCACTCACCAGGAGAACTGAGGCCGCGGATCCTAATGTCAGGCTTAGTTTCATCGGCTTGCTCCTGTTCTTCTGTGTGCCGCCACCGCACCGGTTCCCGCCGGCGGGGCACTTTCCAAGCGGTTTGCCGAGAAGGAGAGCCGGGCGCAATGTCGGTTCTCCGGGTGATTTCCGCTCATGCCGAATAGGTTGCAGGAAGGCGGCCAAATCGCTAAGTGATAGAAAACAAGCGCATCTGGATCGTGTTACAGGTCTGCGGGGCCGGTAGCATCTACGCAAACGCGCGGCTGCGTGGGTACTTTTTTCCGTGGAGCTTTCTTTGGATGGAATAAAAGACGAAGAAAATGGCCGAAATCTTCGCGAAGATTTTGCCGAACAATCCCATCCGCTCTTCGTTATAGAGTGCATGCGCCTTCAGGCGCGTCCGAGAGAGAGGGATGCCCATGCTCGAAGACCTGCGGTTTGCCATCAGGATGATCCGGAAGTCACCCGGCTTCGCGTCGATCGCCATCTTCACCCTGGCTTTGGCCATCGGAGCGAACAGCGCGATTTTCAGTGTCGTGAACGGGGTCCTGTTGAAGCCGCTGCCCTACAGCGAAACCGAGCGCCTGGTCGGCGTTTGGCACACCGCGCCGGGCCTGAACTTTCCGCTGTTGAACGCGTCGCCTTCCACCTATTTCACTTACCGTGAGGAGGGCCGCGTTTTTGAGCAGATCGGGCTCTACGACAACGACTCGTTGACGGTGACAGGGCTGGGCGAACCCGAGCAGGTGGACGCCATGGAATGGACCGAGGGCGTGCTGCAGGTGCTGCGGGTTGCTCCGGCGCTGGGGCGGGCGTTCACCGCGAAGGATATGCAGGTGGGCAGTCCGGATACGGTGATGATGTCCTACTCATACTGGCAGCGCCGCTTCGGTGGTGCGGCGGATACGGTGGGCCGGACATTGACTGTGAACG encodes the following:
- a CDS encoding VOC family protein, with protein sequence MNWICSTCGAQQEASEQAPECCPICEDARQYVGWAGQQWTTLEELKGRHRNVITEEEPGVWSIVTEPTFGIGQRAFLIRTEEGNILWDCIALLDDQTVRAVEELGGIGCIAISHPHYYSSMIEWSDAFGGAPVWIHEDERDWLQRRSGAVRLWVGDTASLPGGATLIRCGGHFNGYQVLHRAVALFAGDQPQVAMDRRWTSFLYSYPNMVPLGAEAVQRIVAALEPFEFERLYGAFPGKTIREDAKGAVRRSAERYLQAIGSSLTDFTESPQQLVVELYVRDVRASTEFYQRLGFQVERAEEHFVALNWERSRLLLEEIPGQPEPPSTVVANMRILVPDVNHYWTLCQELGLRVIKPVDDRYYGLRDFTVVSPDGLGLRFATPI
- a CDS encoding metallophosphoesterase family protein, translated to MPYASIPSLSRRTFALAMAGAGVSLLRSAEPEMHWALISDTHIPADASETYRGFNPVANLKRVVAEVEAAQPEAVLHCGDVARLQGLPADYQAVQGLLKPLSSKVPVAMALGNHDHRKNFLGVFGKQQAGIQSVQEKHVLVVEGPAVRVIVLDSLIEANSTPGLLGKAQRTWLSEFLKTSSDLPTILFVHHTLDDGDTSLLDAPRFFEILKPHRKVKAVLYGHSHAYKYEAWEGIHLLNLPAVGYNFNDTEPVGWVESRLSKAGGAFTLHAFGGNMEKNGKTIFLPWRA
- a CDS encoding ankyrin repeat domain-containing protein, producing the protein MKHRRGLLLLLLTATVLAGCGGAHDTSTLIGAAREGDLAAMNKQLDQGAGVNQSAGVNNWTVLQHAIHKNQPQAVDLLLAKGADPNLAHGKMTPLMMAAGYGYDGIVRSLLKYGADPKVRNSDGKTARDYAKSGVSDIDRFTYGREQSAAVAALDAKPAAH
- a CDS encoding 3-hydroxyacyl-CoA dehydrogenase NAD-binding domain-containing protein, coding for MQMCAFGEPVSASEALGSGIVDRLIEGDLLTGAIAFANEHPPVRRTRDLSAKLVGAVAAESLKALFQDSCRRKLKGQTAPLAALESIAATARFDFDAGLEYEAKLFSECLFGTQSKALIHVFFGERAVARIPGLPKEVQPLPLRRAAVVGAGTMGGGIAMCFANAGIPVVLKETTQSALDHGLNSIRRNYENSVKRGRLSAETAAQRLDLIKPVLRYEGFDEADIVVEAVFEELALKKHVFSDLDAVVRDGAILSTNTSTLDIDEIASATNRPEWVVGTHFFSPANVMRLLEVVRGKATSPAVIATAMELGKTLKKVGVLSGNAFGFIGNRMFGPYRHEAIRLVEEGASVGQVDQALTDWGMAMGPLAVGDLAGVDVAWRVRQEAIRLGIPHIQPASFEDELYTRGRYGQKSGAGWYLYDANRAPSPDPEVERLVREYAACQAIPQRTFAHTEILERTLFALINEGARLLEEGVALRPVDIDIVYVNGYGFPAWRGGPMHYAETLGLQRVADRMRALYDEFGPFWKPAALLEQSAKAGRWSQ
- a CDS encoding PaaI family thioesterase; amino-acid sequence: MKPQPLNAKELNELILKMPFNHHLGLRVTRVYKDGLTLECEVRPEMTNGLGTLHGGVTASLVDAAVGIAVIGARGGAPATTVEMKLNYLRPATHGKVRARARLLKVGRTLAVGSVDVHDSHGHAIATALLTYMLL
- a CDS encoding DUF5666 domain-containing protein gives rise to the protein MTGKIEAVDEDQSVVQVQGTSVPIVATSSTRYSRGLSFKSLKPGMEVKIVAVLRSDGKLEALEVRSA